In Mytilus edulis unplaced genomic scaffold, xbMytEdul2.2 SCAFFOLD_1900, whole genome shotgun sequence, a single genomic region encodes these proteins:
- the LOC139508984 gene encoding vitamin K epoxide reductase complex subunit 1-like protein 1: protein MANEAIQLRKSARLFGNVLLIFCTVGMLLSVYALYVEIHAEGDSSFKAWCDINPKMSCSKVFTSKYGKGFGLLEYIVGKTSVLNQPNSIFGMMFYILQIICAMTVSGSLASFALGTSIVANFGSAYLAYILVYILDDVCVVCVSTYIVNAVILYCCYQRYYKIVNIVNIAKSKKQK from the exons ATGGCAAACGAAGCAATTCAGCTGCGTAAATCTGCACGTTTATTTGGCAATGTCTTGCTTATATTCTGCACAGTTGGAATGCTATTGTCCGTGTACGCACTTTATGTTGAAATCCACGCAGAGGGAGACTCCAGTTTTAAAGCATGGTGTGACATAAATCCTAAAATGAGCTGTTCTAAAGTGTTCACATCAAA GTACGGAAAAGGTTTTGGATTATTGGAGTACATCGTCGGAAAAACAAGTGTATTAAATCAGCCAAATAGTATTTTTGGTATGATGTTCTACATCCTTCAAATTATATGTG CAATGACGGTATCCGGCAGTCTAGCAAGCTTTGCTTTAGGAACAAGTATTGTGGCGAACTTTGGCTCCGCCTACCTGgcgtatatactagtatatatactaGATGATGTGTGTGTGGTGTGTGTTTCTACTTATATAGTCAATGCTGTCATTTTATACTGCTGTTATCAAAGATATTATAAGATTGTAAATATTGTCAATATTGccaaaagtaaaaagcaaaagtGA